Proteins from a genomic interval of Leptospira kanakyensis:
- a CDS encoding flippase yields the protein MKAILLNSLWFFFDKVFKLAIGFTVSVLLIRYFGPEWFGKYNFLNSIVVLFSVLISFGSEGILIKLLVSEKENKNEILAATFWIHTGFSFIAFIASFFVLYVLRPDSGLYSYFFLLSLPSIFRCFSVVRYVYEALLQIKVVVIIENSVFFSISFIRFLMIIYEYPIEYIFVSFALEGIFASLGLFFYYRIQNGSFLNYKPKLNIIKKILYDSFPIFVSSFAVIVYMKVDQIMIGTMLGDSHLGIYSVGVRLSEFWYFIPIGLSSSFFPILIQLKKEISNQYLNRFLLLHSILFWIAFTGAVMIQFSGNVLVSYLYGINFENSAAVLKIHIWTAIFVFLGVAGSNYFILENLQKLTVYKSLIGLFTNIILNFFWIPTFGIIGAAYATLISQFCANTLFLIFFKQLHPLLKMQFNSLIHFRFNAFKLILMKRINVYGKND from the coding sequence TTGAAAGCAATTTTACTTAATTCTCTATGGTTTTTCTTTGATAAGGTATTTAAATTAGCCATTGGTTTCACTGTTAGTGTACTTCTAATTAGATATTTTGGTCCTGAATGGTTCGGTAAATATAATTTTTTAAATTCAATTGTCGTATTGTTTTCTGTTTTGATTTCCTTTGGTTCCGAGGGAATTTTAATCAAATTGTTGGTGTCCGAAAAGGAAAACAAAAATGAAATTTTAGCTGCAACGTTTTGGATTCATACAGGCTTCAGCTTTATTGCATTTATTGCGTCATTTTTTGTTCTATATGTTTTGCGGCCAGATAGTGGCTTATACTCATATTTTTTTCTCTTAAGTTTACCATCAATTTTTCGATGTTTTTCTGTTGTACGCTATGTTTATGAAGCTTTGCTTCAGATAAAGGTAGTGGTGATTATCGAAAATAGTGTATTTTTTTCAATTTCATTTATTCGGTTTCTCATGATCATATATGAGTATCCTATAGAATATATATTTGTTAGTTTTGCATTAGAAGGAATTTTTGCTTCACTTGGATTATTTTTTTATTATAGAATTCAAAATGGCTCTTTTTTAAATTATAAGCCTAAATTAAATATTATTAAAAAAATTCTGTATGATTCTTTCCCTATTTTTGTGTCAAGTTTTGCGGTCATCGTGTATATGAAAGTAGACCAAATCATGATTGGAACAATGTTGGGAGATAGTCATTTAGGTATTTATAGCGTTGGCGTAAGACTCAGTGAGTTTTGGTATTTTATTCCGATTGGATTATCTTCCTCTTTTTTCCCAATTCTAATACAATTAAAAAAGGAAATATCAAATCAATATTTAAATCGTTTTTTACTTTTGCATAGTATCTTGTTTTGGATTGCATTTACCGGAGCAGTAATGATACAATTTTCTGGGAATGTTTTGGTTTCTTATTTGTATGGAATTAATTTTGAAAATTCAGCGGCTGTATTGAAAATTCATATTTGGACTGCTATTTTCGTTTTTTTAGGTGTTGCCGGAAGTAACTATTTCATCCTTGAGAATCTACAAAAGCTGACTGTTTACAAAAGTTTAATAGGGCTGTTTACAAATATAATCCTAAATTTTTTTTGGATTCCAACTTTTGGAATCATTGGCGCAGCTTATGCAACTTTAATATCTCAATTTTGTGCTAATACCTTGTTTCTAATTTTTTTTAAACAACTACACCCATTACTAAAAATGCAATTTAATTCACTTATACATTTCAGGTTTAATGCTTTTAAATTAATACTTATGAAACGCATAAATGTCTATGGTAAGAATGATTAA
- a CDS encoding class I SAM-dependent methyltransferase, with amino-acid sequence MKCKLCGNQSKLVYSELIYMAKFKANMFQCETCELLQLDKVYWLENAYAESIAVTDTGLVARNIDLSKKVLVLLSSINSNLIFPVFILRFLKMFIKFFASVFFKSYEREILDYGGGYGLLVRLLRDSGLKAYWSDPYTENKFSKGFGSETKGHFDAVVSFEVLEHLENPISQFDILLKNENISFLIFSTELYGERVPDLSWWYFSFATGQHITFYNKKTLSFIAKKYGLYYFSISSSFHVFTRQKVNSKSIKFLVERSDYFAPAVSRLYQSLTWSDHHLMMESITPKK; translated from the coding sequence ATGAAATGTAAATTATGCGGTAATCAAAGTAAGTTAGTTTACAGTGAGCTAATTTATATGGCGAAATTCAAAGCAAATATGTTTCAGTGTGAAACATGTGAATTGTTACAATTGGACAAAGTATACTGGTTGGAAAATGCATATGCTGAATCAATTGCTGTTACTGATACGGGATTAGTTGCAAGGAATATTGATTTATCAAAGAAAGTATTGGTTTTATTGTCCTCTATAAATAGTAATTTGATTTTTCCTGTATTCATACTTCGTTTTTTGAAAATGTTTATAAAATTCTTTGCGAGTGTATTCTTTAAAAGCTATGAAAGGGAAATTTTGGATTACGGCGGTGGTTATGGACTATTAGTCCGACTTTTAAGAGATTCAGGTTTAAAAGCATATTGGAGTGATCCGTACACTGAAAATAAATTTTCAAAGGGGTTTGGTTCGGAAACAAAGGGACATTTCGATGCTGTAGTCAGTTTTGAAGTTTTAGAACATTTGGAAAATCCGATTTCTCAGTTTGATATTCTATTAAAAAATGAAAATATTTCTTTTTTGATATTTTCAACTGAGCTTTACGGAGAACGAGTTCCTGATTTAAGTTGGTGGTATTTTTCTTTTGCAACAGGACAACATATAACATTCTATAATAAAAAAACATTATCCTTTATAGCAAAAAAATACGGATTATATTATTTTTCAATTTCGAGTTCGTTTCATGTTTTTACCAGGCAGAAAGTGAATTCAAAGTCTATTAAGTTTTTGGTAGAAAGGTCAGATTATTTTGCTCCTGCTGTTTCAAGACTTTATCAAAGTTTAACTTGGTCTGATCATCATTTGATGATGGAAAGTATTACTCCTAAAAAATAG
- a CDS encoding glycosyltransferase family 2 protein: MLPKLSIITIVLNNKEFFAHTLESIREQSFKEFEYIVIDGGSRDGTLELIKKNKSRIDYWVSEPDRGIYDAMNKGLKVAKGEWIIYLNAGDRFADRNVLASFFKLKNLEDVDFVFGNWYTCNLLKDPNLLFPGFANYEKGAILHQSVIYKKKLHDLYGNYLITPKLIISDYIFFLTIPKAKVFHFDQPISINDNTGVSTAPWSYKQKLAIDFVFGRITAFQLVFLFVKFHIPRFDRYVINFFKGNKIWFKK, encoded by the coding sequence ATGTTACCCAAATTATCTATTATCACAATCGTCTTGAATAACAAGGAATTCTTTGCACATACTTTGGAAAGTATTCGAGAGCAAAGTTTTAAAGAATTTGAATACATTGTTATTGATGGTGGTTCAAGAGATGGTACTCTTGAACTCATAAAAAAGAACAAATCTAGGATTGATTATTGGGTAAGTGAGCCAGATCGTGGGATTTACGATGCCATGAACAAAGGGTTAAAGGTAGCAAAGGGTGAGTGGATTATTTATTTAAATGCAGGGGATCGTTTTGCTGATCGTAATGTTTTAGCTTCGTTTTTTAAATTGAAAAATTTAGAGGATGTGGATTTTGTTTTCGGGAACTGGTATACATGTAATTTGTTAAAAGATCCTAATTTGCTTTTTCCGGGTTTTGCAAATTATGAAAAAGGTGCAATTTTGCATCAGTCCGTGATCTATAAAAAGAAATTACATGATTTATATGGTAACTATCTCATCACACCTAAACTTATCATTTCAGATTATATTTTTTTCTTGACTATACCTAAAGCGAAAGTTTTCCATTTTGACCAACCTATATCTATTAATGATAATACAGGCGTGTCCACGGCTCCATGGTCGTATAAACAAAAATTGGCGATTGATTTTGTTTTTGGAAGAATCACTGCATTTCAACTGGTGTTTTTGTTTGTAAAATTTCATATTCCAAGGTTTGATCGCTACGTAATAAATTTTTTCAAAGGGAATAAGATCTGGTTTAAAAAATAG
- a CDS encoding sugar transferase codes for MNSTPYIRRHSRWFERILLSYFFQFITGGIVLVVSCAIPIWGYAFWNSNDPNLITSLSASLIAFSISTFSLRKLFRLPGSESVSYILPVALICYAVPIGLILFFRTTYSIQIFLVGFFVTLIWCFAGFFLGRRYRLIRYAILPFGSISELELSHGAFVKTLSAPDLEGQRYNAIVADFNSPMITAEWEKFLAQCTLARIPVYSEKKIREFLTGRVKINRLSENIFGSLLPSEFYEYIKRWIDIISAIVLIPFFFPIFILIAILIKIESKGPALFIQPRMGFRGKVFPMLKFRSMYIDKKGSGFTNPEDDPRITKIGKFIRKYRIDELPQIFNILIGQMSFIGPRPESFELSQWYEKDVPFFAYRHVVRPGISGWAQVEQGYAAEVEGMNVKLEYDFYYIKNFSFWLDLLITFKTIKTILTGFGSR; via the coding sequence ATGAATTCAACTCCGTATATTAGAAGGCATTCGAGGTGGTTCGAACGCATATTGTTAAGTTATTTTTTTCAATTTATTACGGGTGGAATTGTACTTGTTGTATCCTGTGCGATTCCTATTTGGGGTTATGCTTTTTGGAATTCAAATGATCCAAATTTAATCACTTCATTATCGGCTAGTTTAATTGCGTTTTCCATATCTACTTTCAGTTTAAGAAAATTGTTTCGTTTACCTGGATCGGAATCTGTATCTTATATTTTACCAGTTGCTTTGATCTGTTATGCAGTTCCAATTGGTTTAATATTGTTTTTTAGAACTACATATTCCATTCAGATCTTTTTAGTTGGCTTTTTCGTAACTTTGATCTGGTGTTTCGCTGGTTTTTTCCTTGGTAGAAGATATAGGTTAATTCGATATGCAATTTTACCTTTCGGTTCAATTTCGGAATTAGAATTGTCGCACGGTGCATTCGTTAAAACATTGTCAGCACCCGATTTAGAAGGTCAAAGATATAATGCTATTGTTGCAGATTTCAATAGCCCTATGATTACTGCTGAATGGGAAAAATTTTTAGCTCAGTGTACTTTAGCAAGAATCCCGGTATACTCTGAAAAAAAAATTCGAGAATTTCTTACAGGTCGCGTAAAAATCAATCGTTTATCAGAAAATATTTTTGGATCATTATTGCCATCTGAGTTTTATGAATACATCAAAAGATGGATAGATATTATTTCTGCTATTGTTTTAATTCCTTTTTTTTTCCCTATCTTTATACTAATAGCTATCTTAATAAAAATAGAATCAAAAGGGCCTGCGTTGTTTATTCAACCCAGGATGGGTTTTCGTGGGAAAGTTTTTCCTATGTTGAAGTTTCGAAGTATGTATATCGATAAAAAGGGGAGTGGATTCACCAACCCAGAAGATGATCCTCGTATTACGAAAATCGGTAAATTTATTAGGAAATATCGAATAGATGAACTTCCTCAAATATTTAATATTTTGATAGGGCAAATGTCTTTTATCGGACCTAGACCAGAATCTTTTGAGCTGTCACAATGGTATGAGAAAGACGTGCCTTTTTTTGCCTATCGTCATGTCGTAAGACCGGGTATTAGTGGGTGGGCCCAAGTTGAACAAGGTTATGCAGCGGAAGTAGAAGGAATGAATGTTAAATTAGAATATGACTTTTATTATATTAAAAACTTTTCATTCTGGTTGGATTTATTAATTACATTCAAAACTATTAAAACAATTTTAACTGGATTCGGATCTAGGTAA
- a CDS encoding glycosyltransferase family 4 protein, translating into MIQKNSHGSIAILIDDYLPDSTKVASKMMHELAIEFKSRGYEVDVYTPLILGKVQKGISNLNIQMDGINIFRFYAGKLKTASKPLRLINEILMPYKGILRYYNKLGSRNYQFVISYSPSIFWYPFVLFLKIKSNAKSFLILRDFFPQWVIDNGMIKEKSLIAKFFRWHESKCYSASDIIGIQSPANLNWFQDKFPIFRNKSTLLYNWASPLGFKSNQSQSRIKDKIGNFRKKYNLESKIIFFYGGNIGHAQDIRNLLQLAEDMVPYKDVFFVFMGSGDEVDLLKNWISDRNLQNTLYLESVDQGEFIQILQEVNVGLFSLHPHHTTHNFPGKILAYCQVGIPILGAVNTGNDIVSVIEGNGAGKISIAGDSKTLFKNAVLLSDEKVRKRMSEKSLLLMDTYFSTAKTVDLILSSFE; encoded by the coding sequence ATGATTCAAAAAAATTCGCATGGTTCGATAGCCATACTGATTGATGATTATTTGCCAGATAGTACCAAAGTTGCATCAAAAATGATGCATGAACTTGCAATTGAATTTAAGAGCCGTGGATACGAAGTGGATGTTTATACTCCATTGATTTTAGGTAAGGTTCAAAAGGGTATCTCTAACTTAAATATTCAAATGGATGGGATTAATATTTTCCGTTTTTACGCAGGAAAACTAAAAACTGCTTCGAAACCATTACGATTAATCAATGAAATATTGATGCCGTATAAAGGGATTTTAAGATATTATAATAAACTTGGAAGTAGAAATTATCAATTCGTTATTTCATACTCACCATCTATTTTTTGGTATCCTTTCGTTCTTTTTCTAAAGATAAAATCTAACGCTAAGTCCTTTTTAATTTTAAGAGATTTTTTTCCTCAGTGGGTCATTGATAATGGAATGATTAAAGAAAAATCATTGATTGCTAAGTTTTTTAGATGGCATGAGTCTAAGTGTTATTCTGCATCCGATATAATTGGAATCCAATCTCCAGCAAATTTAAATTGGTTTCAGGACAAATTTCCTATTTTTAGAAATAAATCTACTTTGTTATATAATTGGGCTTCACCTCTTGGATTCAAAAGTAACCAATCGCAATCTCGTATAAAAGATAAAATTGGAAACTTTAGAAAGAAATACAATTTAGAGTCAAAAATTATTTTTTTCTACGGTGGAAATATTGGCCATGCACAGGATATCAGGAATTTACTTCAGTTAGCTGAAGATATGGTTCCGTATAAAGATGTTTTTTTTGTTTTTATGGGAAGCGGCGATGAAGTTGACCTTCTTAAAAATTGGATATCAGATAGGAACCTACAAAATACTTTATATTTAGAAAGTGTAGACCAAGGAGAGTTCATTCAAATTCTACAAGAAGTAAATGTAGGTTTGTTTTCTTTGCACCCCCATCATACAACTCATAATTTTCCTGGGAAAATTCTTGCTTATTGTCAAGTAGGTATCCCAATCTTAGGCGCCGTAAACACAGGAAATGACATTGTTTCAGTAATCGAAGGAAATGGCGCCGGTAAAATATCCATTGCCGGTGATTCTAAAACCCTTTTTAAGAATGCAGTGTTATTATCTGATGAGAAAGTGCGAAAGAGAATGTCTGAGAAATCTTTATTACTGATGGATACTTATTTTTCAACTGCAAAGACCGTCGATTTAATTTTATCTTCTTTTGAGTAA
- a CDS encoding glycosyltransferase family 9 protein, protein MIKNILLNIVKFPRLVSFFGEEYTVICKIDNIGDYILFRNFLRDFRKSKINGGRKVLLIGNKDWKNIFEIYDSESVDKIFWVNTGYLQRSRIYRIFVLFLLNCYRIHTIIQPTYSRNQIIDFLLLPLRASFKFSPNGDDLNHDPESKILNDNKYTNLIEIKKELEFEFDRNLYFFEQLDPIFSNVKFSLPYQSFKREKEIIAFFVGSSSKSRQLSISKLTFMFKTISQNSRYKIIVLGGRSEARIGEFLSKISDNIESQCGKLSLTETINIIGNSKVTITMDSSGLHMAMGTGVKSVFCFSNGNHIFRFVPYPKKYSNLTVFFPPLIEKLIKTEKKLLYDSFSRGSLLSIDSIDSNLALKKIVKVLDSL, encoded by the coding sequence ATGATTAAAAATATATTGTTAAATATTGTTAAATTTCCTCGGTTAGTATCATTTTTTGGAGAAGAATACACTGTAATATGTAAAATCGATAATATTGGTGATTATATATTATTTAGAAATTTTTTGAGAGATTTTAGGAAATCGAAAATTAATGGAGGACGAAAAGTATTATTAATAGGGAATAAAGATTGGAAAAATATTTTTGAAATTTATGATTCTGAATCTGTTGATAAAATTTTTTGGGTTAACACTGGATACTTACAAAGAAGTCGGATTTATAGAATTTTTGTATTATTTTTACTGAATTGTTATCGTATTCATACTATTATACAGCCAACCTATTCAAGAAATCAAATCATTGACTTTCTTTTGTTGCCTCTAAGGGCAAGTTTTAAATTTTCACCAAATGGAGATGATTTAAATCACGATCCTGAATCAAAAATTCTTAACGATAATAAATATACAAACCTAATTGAAATCAAAAAGGAATTAGAGTTTGAATTTGACAGAAATCTCTATTTCTTTGAGCAACTAGATCCTATTTTTTCAAATGTAAAATTTTCTTTGCCTTATCAATCGTTTAAACGTGAAAAAGAAATAATTGCTTTTTTTGTTGGTTCAAGCTCCAAGAGCCGCCAACTATCCATAAGTAAGTTAACTTTCATGTTTAAAACTATCTCACAAAACAGTAGATATAAGATAATTGTTTTAGGGGGAAGGAGTGAGGCTCGAATTGGTGAATTTTTAAGTAAAATTTCAGATAATATCGAAAGCCAGTGCGGAAAGTTATCATTAACTGAAACAATAAATATTATTGGTAACTCCAAAGTAACAATAACAATGGATTCCAGTGGTTTACATATGGCAATGGGAACGGGTGTTAAATCTGTATTTTGTTTTTCGAATGGAAATCATATTTTCAGATTTGTTCCTTATCCAAAAAAATATTCGAACTTAACTGTTTTTTTTCCACCGCTAATTGAAAAATTAATTAAAACTGAAAAAAAGTTACTCTACGATTCTTTTTCAAGAGGTTCATTGTTATCTATTGATTCTATAGATTCTAATTTAGCACTTAAAAAAATAGTAAAAGTATTGGATTCGTTATGA
- a CDS encoding EpsG family protein codes for MNIQYFQNVYRNLLSFIFIYNRKLESKLKSGFYLRIRKFLSILLLVFGVGLVFFAPALSIFFLTTCLLVLTENENKRIHIFVYIMLAFNLSIIHSSRGVLSSPNDDMNFYYTEIYKSSFFDQLNVWKASPVEPLIFLFISFLRVITFNLSPAGLMFIFTFTTSLMLLYGVIKLSKNVLNNKIEPIVVSATLLSFGYFYSTQLVRQQFSMVFALVALVLVKNGSKKGILLWLTSLSFHLGSLLYLFIVTLSERITKLKIYIAVLFGFFSLLIFLFLAILNSELYSHLEKIPLLLYKFKFYHDKYQLSNLMELKLSIISQHDTMFLTSYLFLILFSVLLNFNKLNNFEFRLFIGVFILYVLFLPFTLFGFRLSLFVTSVLFGFYKVWTFQKISILLRVYVLFKILTLCYFLNYSYKKLGKDGMEIFNQFPPYSGEFLYYLKSFII; via the coding sequence TTGAATATACAATATTTTCAAAATGTTTATAGGAATCTTTTAAGCTTTATATTTATTTATAATCGCAAGTTAGAATCAAAATTAAAATCGGGCTTTTATCTTCGTATAAGAAAGTTTCTTTCAATTCTACTTTTGGTTTTTGGAGTTGGGTTGGTTTTTTTTGCCCCAGCTTTATCTATTTTTTTCCTAACCACTTGTTTGCTTGTCCTTACTGAAAATGAAAACAAAAGAATACATATTTTTGTTTATATTATGCTGGCATTTAACCTTTCTATCATACATTCCTCAAGAGGAGTTTTAAGCTCTCCAAATGATGACATGAATTTTTATTATACAGAAATATATAAGTCATCTTTTTTTGATCAACTAAATGTATGGAAGGCTTCTCCAGTTGAGCCATTAATTTTTTTATTTATTTCTTTTTTACGTGTTATAACCTTTAATTTATCTCCAGCGGGTTTAATGTTTATATTCACTTTTACCACCTCATTGATGCTTCTTTATGGAGTAATTAAACTTTCAAAAAATGTCTTAAACAACAAAATTGAACCAATTGTAGTTTCGGCAACGTTATTATCTTTCGGATATTTTTATTCGACTCAATTGGTGCGGCAGCAGTTTTCGATGGTATTTGCTTTAGTGGCATTGGTATTAGTTAAAAACGGCTCAAAAAAAGGAATTTTACTTTGGTTGACTTCTCTATCTTTTCATTTGGGTTCGCTACTGTATTTATTTATTGTAACCCTTTCTGAAAGGATTACTAAATTAAAGATTTATATTGCAGTCCTTTTCGGATTCTTCTCTCTGCTTATATTCCTTTTTTTGGCGATTTTGAATTCTGAACTCTATTCACATTTAGAGAAAATACCATTGTTGTTATATAAGTTCAAATTTTATCATGATAAATATCAATTATCAAATTTAATGGAATTGAAACTAAGTATTATTTCACAACATGATACAATGTTTTTGACATCTTATTTGTTTTTAATTTTATTCTCAGTTCTTTTGAATTTTAATAAACTTAATAATTTTGAGTTCAGACTTTTTATTGGTGTTTTTATTTTATATGTATTGTTTTTACCTTTTACTTTATTTGGTTTTAGGTTAAGTTTATTTGTCACTTCTGTATTGTTTGGTTTTTATAAAGTTTGGACTTTTCAAAAAATCTCGATATTGCTAAGGGTATATGTTTTGTTTAAAATTTTAACTTTATGTTATTTCCTTAATTATTCTTATAAAAAACTGGGCAAAGACGGCATGGAGATATTTAATCAATTTCCTCCTTATTCTGGTGAGTTTTTGTATTATCTAAAAAGTTTTATCATTTGA